Proteins encoded in a region of the Anguilla anguilla isolate fAngAng1 chromosome 10, fAngAng1.pri, whole genome shotgun sequence genome:
- the LOC118206965 gene encoding cytochrome b ascorbate-dependent protein 3 isoform X2 encodes MLKLLVEQCPRMNSVLLFYLSYLLCLCLGFLCVVFVSYWNSAWRGGFAWDGTALQFNWHPVLMVTGLVVLYGNAAVVYRIPLTWGQNKLRWKLVHASMLFLALLLTVLGLCAVFSFHNANGTPNLYSLHSWLGICTAALFAAQWALGLAAFLLPCSPMAFRRLVKPLHVWMGGFIFTLSIAACISGINEKLFFVLKGSTNGTQPYSMLPPEAVFANSLGVLIIAFGLVVLKILSNQTWQRPEAVHEELSKPLLGEDS; translated from the exons ATGCTAAAATTACTCGTTGAAC AGTGTCCCAGAATGAACTCCGTGTTGCTCTTCTACTTGTCCTACCTGCTGTGCCTGTGCTTGGGCTTCCTCTGCGTGGTCTTCGTGTCCTACTGGAACTCCGCGTGGCGCGGGGGCTTCGCGTGGGATGGCACGGCGCTCCAGTTCAATTGGCATCCTGTCCTAATGGTGACCGGGCTGGTGGTGCTGTATGGGAACG CGGCAGTAGTGTACCGCATCCCGCTCACCTGGGGTCAGAACAAGCTGCGCTGGAAGCTGGTGCACGCCAGCATGCTCTTCCTGGCTCTGCTCCTGACCGTCCTGGGTCTGTGcgctgttttcagttttcacaacGCCAATGGCACCCCTAATCTCTACTCACTGCACAGCTGGCTGGGTATCTGCACAGCAGCCCTCTTTGCAGCACAG TGGGCGCTGGGCCTGGCTGCCTTCCTCCTCCCCTGTTCCCCGATGGCGTTCCGCAGGCTGGTGAAGCCCCTCCACGTGTGGATGGGCGGCTTCATCTTCACCCTCAGCATCGCGGCCTGCATATCCGGCATCAACGAGAAGCTGTTTTTTGTACT GAAGGGAAGCACCAATGGGACACAGCCATATTCCATGCTGCCCCCAGAGGCTGTGTTTGCAAACTCATTAGGTGTCCTTATCATAGCATTTGGATTGGTTGTCCTGAAAATCTTGTCCAATCAGACGTGGCAACGGCCAGAAGCGGTGCATGAGGAATTGTCTAAA CCATTGCTTGGAGAGGACAGCTGA
- the LOC118206965 gene encoding cytochrome b ascorbate-dependent protein 3 isoform X1: MKCTCQCSCLQWLVLALVKLLDGNWPWTSKKFRKYSAEFSRKECPRMNSVLLFYLSYLLCLCLGFLCVVFVSYWNSAWRGGFAWDGTALQFNWHPVLMVTGLVVLYGNAAVVYRIPLTWGQNKLRWKLVHASMLFLALLLTVLGLCAVFSFHNANGTPNLYSLHSWLGICTAALFAAQWALGLAAFLLPCSPMAFRRLVKPLHVWMGGFIFTLSIAACISGINEKLFFVLKGSTNGTQPYSMLPPEAVFANSLGVLIIAFGLVVLKILSNQTWQRPEAVHEELSKPLLGEDS; the protein is encoded by the exons ATGAAATGCACCTGTCAGTGTAGTTGTCTGCAGTGGCTTGTACTCGCTCTAGTCAAACTGCTGGATGGGAACTGGCCGTGGACATCAAAGAAATTCAGGAAGTATTCAGCAGAATTCAGCAGAAAAG AGTGTCCCAGAATGAACTCCGTGTTGCTCTTCTACTTGTCCTACCTGCTGTGCCTGTGCTTGGGCTTCCTCTGCGTGGTCTTCGTGTCCTACTGGAACTCCGCGTGGCGCGGGGGCTTCGCGTGGGATGGCACGGCGCTCCAGTTCAATTGGCATCCTGTCCTAATGGTGACCGGGCTGGTGGTGCTGTATGGGAACG CGGCAGTAGTGTACCGCATCCCGCTCACCTGGGGTCAGAACAAGCTGCGCTGGAAGCTGGTGCACGCCAGCATGCTCTTCCTGGCTCTGCTCCTGACCGTCCTGGGTCTGTGcgctgttttcagttttcacaacGCCAATGGCACCCCTAATCTCTACTCACTGCACAGCTGGCTGGGTATCTGCACAGCAGCCCTCTTTGCAGCACAG TGGGCGCTGGGCCTGGCTGCCTTCCTCCTCCCCTGTTCCCCGATGGCGTTCCGCAGGCTGGTGAAGCCCCTCCACGTGTGGATGGGCGGCTTCATCTTCACCCTCAGCATCGCGGCCTGCATATCCGGCATCAACGAGAAGCTGTTTTTTGTACT GAAGGGAAGCACCAATGGGACACAGCCATATTCCATGCTGCCCCCAGAGGCTGTGTTTGCAAACTCATTAGGTGTCCTTATCATAGCATTTGGATTGGTTGTCCTGAAAATCTTGTCCAATCAGACGTGGCAACGGCCAGAAGCGGTGCATGAGGAATTGTCTAAA CCATTGCTTGGAGAGGACAGCTGA
- the LOC118206965 gene encoding cytochrome b ascorbate-dependent protein 3 isoform X3, whose product MNSVLLFYLSYLLCLCLGFLCVVFVSYWNSAWRGGFAWDGTALQFNWHPVLMVTGLVVLYGNAAVVYRIPLTWGQNKLRWKLVHASMLFLALLLTVLGLCAVFSFHNANGTPNLYSLHSWLGICTAALFAAQWALGLAAFLLPCSPMAFRRLVKPLHVWMGGFIFTLSIAACISGINEKLFFVLKGSTNGTQPYSMLPPEAVFANSLGVLIIAFGLVVLKILSNQTWQRPEAVHEELSKPLLGEDS is encoded by the exons ATGAACTCCGTGTTGCTCTTCTACTTGTCCTACCTGCTGTGCCTGTGCTTGGGCTTCCTCTGCGTGGTCTTCGTGTCCTACTGGAACTCCGCGTGGCGCGGGGGCTTCGCGTGGGATGGCACGGCGCTCCAGTTCAATTGGCATCCTGTCCTAATGGTGACCGGGCTGGTGGTGCTGTATGGGAACG CGGCAGTAGTGTACCGCATCCCGCTCACCTGGGGTCAGAACAAGCTGCGCTGGAAGCTGGTGCACGCCAGCATGCTCTTCCTGGCTCTGCTCCTGACCGTCCTGGGTCTGTGcgctgttttcagttttcacaacGCCAATGGCACCCCTAATCTCTACTCACTGCACAGCTGGCTGGGTATCTGCACAGCAGCCCTCTTTGCAGCACAG TGGGCGCTGGGCCTGGCTGCCTTCCTCCTCCCCTGTTCCCCGATGGCGTTCCGCAGGCTGGTGAAGCCCCTCCACGTGTGGATGGGCGGCTTCATCTTCACCCTCAGCATCGCGGCCTGCATATCCGGCATCAACGAGAAGCTGTTTTTTGTACT GAAGGGAAGCACCAATGGGACACAGCCATATTCCATGCTGCCCCCAGAGGCTGTGTTTGCAAACTCATTAGGTGTCCTTATCATAGCATTTGGATTGGTTGTCCTGAAAATCTTGTCCAATCAGACGTGGCAACGGCCAGAAGCGGTGCATGAGGAATTGTCTAAA CCATTGCTTGGAGAGGACAGCTGA